A window from Planococcus maritimus encodes these proteins:
- the lspA gene encoding signal peptidase II produces the protein MTEEIQVIYYGIALLIIALDQWTKWLVVKNMELGERIPVLEPFLGWLSHRNRGAAWGMLEGQMWLFAIITVIVIAAILYYFHKHAKGQPLFQLALMMLLGGAIGNFIDRMYRGEVVDFVDVLIPVINYDFPIFNVADAALTIGVVLMVIYVIMDEKQQKKKVS, from the coding sequence ATGACGGAGGAAATACAAGTGATTTATTATGGGATTGCGCTACTTATTATCGCGTTGGATCAATGGACCAAATGGCTGGTCGTTAAAAACATGGAACTCGGTGAACGAATTCCAGTACTCGAACCGTTTCTCGGTTGGCTGTCCCACCGCAATCGCGGCGCGGCCTGGGGAATGTTGGAAGGACAAATGTGGCTATTTGCTATCATCACTGTCATAGTCATCGCAGCGATCCTCTATTATTTCCATAAGCATGCAAAAGGGCAGCCGCTGTTTCAGCTGGCGCTAATGATGCTGTTGGGGGGCGCCATCGGTAATTTCATCGACCGGATGTACCGTGGTGAAGTCGTCGATTTTGTCGATGTGCTGATTCCAGTAATCAATTATGATTTTCCGATCTTCAATGTGGCCGATGCCGCATTGACCATTGGTGTCGTCTTAATGGTCATTTATGTGATCATGGATGAAAAACAACAAAAGAAAAAGGTGTCTTAA